One stretch of Pyrenophora tritici-repentis strain M4 chromosome 4, whole genome shotgun sequence DNA includes these proteins:
- a CDS encoding LysP, Amino acid transporter: protein MPIFDSKAPAEHPSPTTSYTDNDFQRMDPSGVKRGLKTRHLSMMALAGIIGPGILVGTGGALAQGGPASLLIAFVVIGIIAFSITQSLGEMTTLYPTGGAFVTLSERFVDKAFGVAVGWQYWLVWACVLANEYNVISSIMVFWGPQVPLWGYFLIFWFAFLGFQMLGVESFGEAEFWMALIKLAGLCTYFIFAIIYASGGLVGQKEALGFRYWHDPGPWVGGFRGVATVFVFASTFYAGVEAVAVAATETRNPSVAVPLAIRQVIWRILFVYIGVAFFFGLTCPSNAGGLANGASRALKSPMTIALQNAGWEGGVHLINAFILITVVSAANSSIYIGSRTILFMAQQKMAPKFLGRTNSRGVPIYAIVFTNLFGVVSMMNVSTGGGQAYSYIVNLSGVSTFLVWGSISFTHIRFRKAWAVQGRTPDMLPFKSIAYPWNAYFGICANLFLALVQGWTTLSPFDAGKFVDAYIMLPIFGVMFVGYKFWFKTRFWRSEEIDLDVGRRKDLDNKVEYMEEGEHAGRLEGKQGFIQDFWRKL, encoded by the coding sequence ATGCCAATCTTCGACTCCAAAGCTCCAGCTGAGCACCCGTCTCCTACGACAAGCTACACCGACAATGACTTCCAGCGCATGGATCCCAGCGGCGTCAAACGCGGCCTCAAGACACGCCACCTCTCCATGATGGCGTTGGCCGGAATAATCGGTCCAGGAATCCTCGTTGGAACAGGTGGTGCACTTGCACAAGGAGGTCCTGCATCTTTACTTATCGCCTTCGTCGTTATCGGTATCATTGCTTTTAGTATCACACAATCCCTGGGAGAAATGACAACTCTGTACCCGACCGGTGGCGCTTTTGTCACGCTTTCTGAGCGCTTTGTGGATAAAGCGTTTGGGGTTGCGGTGGGGTGGCAATATTGGCTTGTCTGGGCTTGTGTGCTGGCGAATGAGTATAATGTCATTTCTTCGATTATGGTCTTCTGGGGCCCGCAGGTGCCGCTTTGGGGTTACTTTTTGATCTTCTGGTTTGCGTTCTTAGGCTTCCAGATGTTGGGGGTTGAGTCGTTTGGCGAAGCAGAGTTCTGGATGGCTCTTATTAAGCTCGCGGGGCTCTGCACATACTTCATCTTTGCTATCATTTATGCGTCGGGAGGATTGGTCGGTCAGAAAGAGGCGCTGGGTTTCAGGTATTGGCATGATCCGGGTCCATGGGTGGGCGGCTTCCGTGGTGTGGCTACCGTCTTCGTTTTCGCTTCGACATTCTACGCTGGTGTGGAGGCTGTGGCTGTTGCAGCAACCGAGACAAGGAATCCGTCGGTGGCAGTTCCTCTGGCAATCCGACAAGTCATTTGGCGCATACTGTTCGTATACATCGGCGTTGCATTCTTCTTTGGCCTTACATGCCCGTCGAATGCAGGCGGTCTAGCAAACGGAGCCAGTCGCGCGCTCAAGAGTCCCATGACCATCGCCCTCCAAAATGCAGGCTGGGAAGGCGGAGTCCACCTCATCAACGCCTTCATTTTAATAACCGTCGTGAGCGCCGCCAATAGCTCCATTTACATTGGATCACGAACTATTCTCTTCATGGCCCAACAGAAAATGGCGCCAAAATTTCTGGGCAGGACAAACAGCCGCGGTGTCCCCATCTACGCCATCGTCTTCACAAACCTCTTCGGCGTTGTTTCTATGATGAATGTTAGCACCGGAGGTGGTCAGGCATATTCCTACATTGTAAACTTGAGCGGCGTCTCCACCTTCCTTGTCTGGGGCTCTATCTCATTTACACACATCCGGTTCCGAAAAGCCTGGGCCGTACAGGGTCGAACGCCTGATATGCTACCTTTCAAATCAATCGCCTATCCCTGGAACGCGTATTTCGGGATCTGTGCCAATCTGTTCCTTGCTCTTGTGCAGGGCTGGACTACGCTGAGCCCGTTCGATGCGGGAAAGTTTGTCGACGCTTACATCATGCTGCCGATATTTGGCGTCATGTTTGTTGGGTACAAGTTTTGGTTCAAGACGCGTTTTTGGAGGAGTGAGGAGATTGATCTTGATGTAGGAAGGAGGAAAGATTTGGATAACAAGGTTGAATACATGGAGGAAGGAGAGCATGCTGGTAGGCTAGAGGGTAAACAGGGATTTATACAGGATTTCTGGCGTAAACTCTAA
- a CDS encoding FAP domain containing protein: protein MYRRFFQGNGSHLTEHDMSDKYLQFALRQSNRAIQDLLKKQIADDYVKDRTSKVTLMTCSILFSSMCCLQGHQKQAIEHLRSGIRMLNETDEEETRETHPVDLESLRTIFVGLDMQVRAIMPSRTSGSWVTKPKTKPLFTSPNGVLNMAKLIDMLQHSESLMNTIHAFNQRSVLLDPDEAADDVYAEHSDLLSRYHRGVIVMQHLWSKAADHGDEYIQPLTALELMQAQMEYLLRYPRADLVAKFPLLGTFGDVKPPFKHPFDLTAQFFRVFELATKLLPTATSPAPVFTTTMGPVAALWLVAIRAPGPCQALRRRAMNLMLNHPRREGFWDGMIAGRIAREGLQLEQDRVRANLGLKEDDEPLGDLEVPDEERIVAFYISHPVG, encoded by the exons ATGTACCGACGCTTCTTCCAAGGTAACGGCTCACATCTGACCGAACATGACATGTCGGACAAATATCTACAGTTTGCTCTTCGCCAGTCGAATCGAGCCATCCAAGATCTATTAAAAAAGCAGATTGCGGATGACTATGTAAAAGACAGAACAAGCAAGGTCACTCTCATGACATGTTCCATTCTATTCAGCAGTATGTGCTGTCTCCAGGGTCACCAAAAGCAAGCCATCGAGCACCTCCGCAGCGGCATCCGAATGCTGAATGAAACGGACGAGGAAGAAACAAGAGAAACTCACCCCGTAGATTTGGAATCGCTACGCACCATTTTTGTAGGCCTGGACATGCAAGTTCGCGCCATAATGCCGTCGCGTACATCCGGCAGCTGGGTCACTAAACCAAAAACCAAACCGCTATTCACCTCCCCGAACGGCGTCCTAAACATGGCCAAATTAATAGACATGTTACAACACTCGGAGAGCCTAATGAATACTATCCACGCGTTCAACCAGAGATCCGTTCTACTCGACCCTGACGAAGCCGCAGATGACGTCTACGCCGAACACAGCGACCTGCTCAGCCGCTACCACCGCGGCGTAATCGTAATGCAACACCTCTGGTCCAAAGCAGCGGACCACGGTGACGAATACATCCAACCCCTCACTGCCCTCGAACTTATGCAGGCACAGATGGAGTACCTGCTCCGCTACCCCAGAGCCGATTTGGTCGCAAAGTTCCCCCTTCTAGGCACCTTTGGGGACGTCAAACCCCCATTCAAACACCCGTTTGATCTTACAGCGCAGTTCTTCCGTGTCTTTGAACTCGCGACCAAACTGCTGCCGACAGCGACTAGTCCAGCCCCCGTGTTTACGACTACCATGGGTCCTGTAGCTGCTCTCTGGCTCGTCGCTATCCGCGCCCCAGGTCCATGTCAGGCTCTCCGCAGGCGCGCCATGAACCTTATGCTGAATCACCCTCGCCGCGAAGGGTTCTGGGACGGCATGATTGCGGGAAGGATTGCGCGCGAGGGGCTACAGCTGGAGCAGGACCGTGTGCGGGCCAATCTGGGGTTGAAGGAGGATGACGAGCCGTTGGGCGATTTGGAGGTTCCGGACGAGGAGCGCATTGTGGCGTTTTATATTAGTCATCCGG TGGGTTAA
- a CDS encoding cell division cycle protein 123, which produces MTAQNTTREDASSAPIEMGYRELPFPPVTKQHILNCSYHSWHPKYRAITPKARLIPLPPAFLEYLRSDGIILPPDEIDNPSWSDNDSGIFSGADNNDDDEEESPDPSAHWRDTHEAIGRTIEELGGKVAPKLNWSAPKDATWIAATNSMECRTPNDIYLLLKSSDFVTHDLTHAFDDTVDETTTPHPEIAYHLVLRKWITLNPSVEFRCFVRDRRLIALCQRDLNHFDFLFNMRDKLRDTIQDFFDAKLRDTFPDPNFTFDVYIPPPHDKVWVVDFNPWAVRTDPLIFSWMELLTMDVPDRVPIEESTVRLKISSDNSESAQAASNTVEQDSDSDGDSIEELWQPEFRLVRRDDPEAYGFATPQYSAHKLPKDVVDASSGGEGQLREFAMQWEQAQKLAEQQRAEDSEDD; this is translated from the exons ATGACCGCACAGAATACCACGAGGGAAGACGCCTCTTCAGCGCCCATAGAGATGGGATACCGAGAGCTGCCTTTTCCACCCGTCACCAAGCAGCACATATTGAACTGTTCATATCACAGCTGGCATCCCAA ATACCGAGCCATCACGCCCAAGGCACGCCTCATCCCGCTCCCTCCCGCCTTCCTCGAATACCTTCGTTCAGATGGCATCATCCTACCCCCCGACGAGATAGACAATCCTTCATGGTCAGACAACGATAGCGGAATATTCTCAGGCGCCGACAACAatgacgacgatgaagaGGAGAGCCCCGACCCAAGCGCACACTGGCGCGACACCCACGAAGCCATCGGGCGCACTATTGAGGAGCTGGGCGGCAAAGTCGCGCCCAAGCTGAACTGGAGCGCCCCAAAGGATGCCACTTGGATAGCAGCAACCAACAGCATGGAGTGCCGTACGCCCAACGACATCTACCTCCTCCTCAAGAGCAGCGACTTCGTCACCCACGACCTGACCCACGCCTTCGATGACACGGTCGACGAGACCACAACGCCACACCCGGAGATAGCATATCATCTTGTTCTTAGGAAGTGGATTACACTCAACCCAAGTGTTGAGTTCCGGTGCTTCGTCCGTGACCGGAGACTGATCGCCCTGTGCCAGCGCGACTTGAACCACTTCGACTTTCTGTTCAACATGCGGGACAAACTCCGCGATACGATTCAAGACTTCTTCGATGCAAAACTACGCGACACCTTCCCAGATCCAAACTTCACCTTTGACGTATACATTCCGCCACCACATGACAAGGTTTGGGTAGTAGACTTTAATCCTTGGGCCGTACGGACAGACCCACTGATCTTCTCATGGATGGAACTACTTACCATGGATGTACCTGACAGGGTTCCAATTGAAGAGTCGACTGTGCGTTTGAAGATATCGAGCGATAATAGCGAATCAGCGCAAGCAGCCAGCAACACAGTAGAACAAGACTCAGACTCGGATGGGGACTCCATAGAGGAGTTGTGGCAGCCTGAGTTTCGACTAGTACGGAGAGACGACCCAGAGGCATACGGTTTCGCGACTCCACAATACAGCGCTCATAAACTCCCCAAGGATGTAGTAGACGCAAGCAGTGGCGGAGAGGGCCAACTACGCGAGTTTGCAATGCAGTGGGAACAGGCCCAGAAGCTGGCGGAACAGCAGAGAGCCGAGGATAGTGAGGATGATTAG
- a CDS encoding Transformer domain containing protein has protein sequence MSDNVGLSTPRGSGTSGYVQKNKSLLRPRDKVQPYPKDWDQAKHRPRQPDAEILEHEAKRDIEVKGLRRKLDQERKDGKDLGPNAKRLKSHQVHDLAKAKLEESERLRKALGIRADYEEAEMPDLSRPDIARQADERPRAGLTGKFLTSDAKSLQTGVTRWHNLAFEAVRRFSYLHEQQALQVPPCHKCGHRIAGNSWETPYA, from the exons ATGTCCGACAACGTCGGTCTAAGCACTCCCCGAGGTAGCGGAACCTCGGGCTACGTCCAGAAGAACAAATCACTCCTCCGACCACGCGACAAGGTTCAGCCATATCCAAAAGACTGGGACCAAGCCAAACACCGTCCCAGACAGCCAGACGCAGAGATTCTCGAGCACGAAGCGAAGCGCGACATTGAAGTCAAG GGACTACGTCGCAAACTAGACCAAGAGCGCAAAGACGGCAAGGACCTAGGTCCCAACGCAAAGCGACTAAAGTCCCACCAAGTCCACGATCTTGCCAAAGCAAAGCTGGAAGAGAGTGAGAGGCTGCGCAAGGCCCTGGGCATCCGCGCAGACTACGAGGAGG CTGAGATGCCTGACCTGAGCCGGCCAGACATTGCGCGTCAGGCCGACGAGCGCCCACGTGCCGGTCTGACTGGTAAATTTCTAACGAGCGATGCCAAGTCCCTTCAGACTGGGGTCACGCGTTGGCACAACTTGGCCTTTGAAGCAGTGCGCCGCTTTTCCTACCTACACGAACAACAGGCCCTCCAAGTGCCTCCTTGTCACAAATGCGGGCATCGCATCGCTGGAAACTCATGGGAGACTCCATATGCGTAG
- a CDS encoding ATG22 domain containing protein — MVRPLAVVWETWNIYTPVERRNIAIYIAGIMMYKFGLEAFNGSVIALATNRYDELEKATHVSITFQRVGVLTGLNQAFQCIGSILIAPLIKRYPTKNVLACAILIFALMSSLLLILDAATGGRFAPRGWPKDDFSYYGNYNTDAMIPIYCVCGVVYGMVELIRRVIPRDLVSGNLQKLRRMDSLVHIFYEISGTAGAFCTALALIPRFGNNFSFIITPIFFAVASILWYFIQEARIPKESSIPERQPTYFKAVISGFYLFFESVATGAKIIFTHRKFIWLLPGYAFALYAHRYLENSIAPAVARRYFGNSAWSQIMVGGSNFGELLGALFVFIFTNLVHTPMPWLRIDALALLIVWYLPYWHPPRNDVAQAWIVGATFLPISFGWAAGDVSLAAYIQASLARIESKMQNVSALGAVMAFLYSTYIVTYAISSVCLGTYIDRISDRHDEQIHVAILNVAGVQFTIIAVLVMTSTFVPKGAFSMRTWSGYREFRSKAERAMKVMRW, encoded by the exons ATGGTCCGACCTCTGGCTGTCGTTTGGGAAACATGGAACATATACACACCCGTCGAGCGCCGGAACATCGCTATATACATCGCCGGCATCATGATGTACAAGTTTGGACTCGAAGCATTCAACGGATCCGTCATCGCGCTCGCAACAAACCGATACGATGAGCTGGAGAAGGCTACACACGTCTCGATTACAttccagcgcgtcggcgTGTTGACGGGATTGAACCAGGCCTTCCAATGCATAGGATCGATCCTGATTGCGCCTCTCATCAAGAGGTATCCGACAAAGAACGTTCTGGCTTGTGCGATACTCATATTCGCTCTTATGAGCAGTCTGTTGCTTATTCTGGATGCCGCAACTGGTGGCAGGTTTGCACCGCGCGGGTGGCCAAAGGATGACTTTAGCTACTATGGTAACTACAATACAGACGCGATGATACCCATCT ATTGTGTCTGCGGTGTAGTTTACGGCATGGTCGAACTGATTCGACGCGTCATTCCACGAGATCTAGTAAGCGGCAATCTTCAAAAGCTTCGGCGAATGGATTCCCTCGTTCACATCTTCTACGAAATCAGTGGAACCGCAGGAGCTTTCTGCACAGCACTTGCGCTCATCCCTCGATTCGGCAACAACTTCAGCTTCATCATCACACCGATATTCTTCGCAGTTGCATCGATACTTTGGTATTTTATCCAGGAAGCTCGCATACCGAAAGAGAGTAGCATCCCAGAGCGCCAGCCGACGTACTTCAAAGCCGTCATCAGCGGCTTCTATCTCTTCTTCGAATCGGTCGCAACCGGCGCCAAGATTATATTCACCCACCGAAAGTTTATCTGGCTGCTGCCCGGATATGCTTTCGCGCTCTACGCACACCGGTATCTTGAAAACTCGATTGCGCCCGCAGTGGCGCGCCGGTATTTTGGAAACTCAGCCTGGTCGCAAATCATGGTAGGAGGATCCAACTTTGGTGAACTCTTGGGGGCTCTGTTTGTCTTCATCTTCACGAATCTAGTACACACACCCATGCCGTGGCTCCGAATCGATGCGCTTGCACTGCTTATCGTGTGGTATTTGCCATATTGGCACCCCCCTCGAAACGACGTCGCTCAAGCTTGGATCGTAGGAGCAACGTTTCTCCCCATCAGTTTTGGATGGGCTGCTGGTGATGTGTCGCTCGCTGCCTACATCCAGGCATCGCTCGCTCGCATTGAATCGAAAATGCAAAACGTCTCCGCCCTGGGAGCTGTAATGGCGTTTCTCTATAGCACGTATATTGTTACCTACGCCATCTCGTCTGTATGCCTTGGCACGTACATCGACCGCATATCCGACCGCCACGACGAGCAGATACATGTGGCTATCCTGAATGTGGCCGGTGTGCAGTTCACCATCATAGCAGTGTTGGTCATGACGAGCACATTTGTACCCAAGGGCGCATTCTC GATGAGGACTTGGAGTGGATACCGGGAGTTCAGGTCAAAAGCAGAGAGAGCCATGAAAGTCATGAGATGGTGA